The Neoarius graeffei isolate fNeoGra1 chromosome 12, fNeoGra1.pri, whole genome shotgun sequence genome window below encodes:
- the plac8l1 gene encoding cornifelin homolog B isoform X1, with amino-acid sequence MQQLHLLKSEGQILSDGFGQRSEELHGTQAERWTSWSDGAELPVLTQPGLGVTTTTVTTITQTGGDWSTGLFDVCDDVGTCLVGVCMPCCLEVSLAHQYGECLCLPLLPASTFAMRVAIRERFKIRGSVCEDWVTVYCCYPLAVCQMMREMKRRLKRQMYTVTTTLESS; translated from the exons ATGCAGCAGCTGCATCTGCTGAAGTCTGAGGGCCAAATTCTGTCTGATGGTTTTGGTCAACGAAGTGAGGAACTTCATGGCACACAAGCTGAGCGATGGACATCTTGGAGTGACGGGGCAGAACTTCCAGTACTGACTCAACCCGGTCTCGGGGTAACGACCACAACGGTGACCACCATCACGCAGACGGGGGGAGACTGGAGTACGGGGCTGTTTGATGTGTGTGACGACGTCGGCACCT GTTTAGTCGGTGTGTGTATGCCGTGTTGTCTGGAGGTGAGTTTGGCTCATCAGTATGGAGAGTGTTTGTGTTTGCCTCTGCTACCTGCCTCCACTTTCGCGATGCGGGTCGCCATTCGAGAGCGTTTCAAAATCAGG ggCAGTGTGTGTGAGGACTGGGTGACTGTTTACTGCTGCTATCCTCTCGCTGTGTGTCAGATGATGCGGGAAATGAAGAGGAGGCTAAAGAGACAGATGTACACCGTTACCACTACACTGGAGagctcctga
- the plac8l1 gene encoding PLAC8-like protein 1 isoform X4 — MQQLHLLKSEGQILSDGFGQRSEELHGTQAERWTSWSDGAELPVLTQPGLGVTTTTVTTITQTGGDWSTGLFDVCDDVGTCLVGVCMPCCLEVSLAHQYGECLCLPLLPASTFAMRVAIRERFKIRLKDGLFHLHGELL; from the exons ATGCAGCAGCTGCATCTGCTGAAGTCTGAGGGCCAAATTCTGTCTGATGGTTTTGGTCAACGAAGTGAGGAACTTCATGGCACACAAGCTGAGCGATGGACATCTTGGAGTGACGGGGCAGAACTTCCAGTACTGACTCAACCCGGTCTCGGGGTAACGACCACAACGGTGACCACCATCACGCAGACGGGGGGAGACTGGAGTACGGGGCTGTTTGATGTGTGTGACGACGTCGGCACCT GTTTAGTCGGTGTGTGTATGCCGTGTTGTCTGGAGGTGAGTTTGGCTCATCAGTATGGAGAGTGTTTGTGTTTGCCTCTGCTACCTGCCTCCACTTTCGCGATGCGGGTCGCCATTCGAGAGCGTTTCAAAATCAGG cttaaggatggcttgtttcacctgcatggagaactcctttga
- the plac8l1 gene encoding PLAC8-like protein 1 isoform X3 yields MQQLHLLKSEGQILSDGFGQRSEELHGTQAERWTSWSDGAELPVLTQPGLGVTTTTVTTITQTGGDWSTGLFDVCDDVGTCLVGVCMPCCLEVSLAHQYGECLCLPLLPASTFAMRVAIRERFKIRIAAISVLSLSNSDMQS; encoded by the exons ATGCAGCAGCTGCATCTGCTGAAGTCTGAGGGCCAAATTCTGTCTGATGGTTTTGGTCAACGAAGTGAGGAACTTCATGGCACACAAGCTGAGCGATGGACATCTTGGAGTGACGGGGCAGAACTTCCAGTACTGACTCAACCCGGTCTCGGGGTAACGACCACAACGGTGACCACCATCACGCAGACGGGGGGAGACTGGAGTACGGGGCTGTTTGATGTGTGTGACGACGTCGGCACCT GTTTAGTCGGTGTGTGTATGCCGTGTTGTCTGGAGGTGAGTTTGGCTCATCAGTATGGAGAGTGTTTGTGTTTGCCTCTGCTACCTGCCTCCACTTTCGCGATGCGGGTCGCCATTCGAGAGCGTTTCAAAATCAGG ATTGCTGCTATTTCTGTCCTCTCCCTGAGCAACAGTGATATGCAATCATAA
- the plac8l1 gene encoding PLAC8-like protein 1 isoform X2, with the protein MQQLHLLKSEGQILSDGFGQRSEELHGTQAERWTSWSDGAELPVLTQPGLGVTTTTVTTITQTGGDWSTGLFDVCDDVGTCLVGVCMPCCLEVSLAHQYGECLCLPLLPASTFAMRVAIRERFKIRIWILIRLPPGECCSLGWLL; encoded by the exons ATGCAGCAGCTGCATCTGCTGAAGTCTGAGGGCCAAATTCTGTCTGATGGTTTTGGTCAACGAAGTGAGGAACTTCATGGCACACAAGCTGAGCGATGGACATCTTGGAGTGACGGGGCAGAACTTCCAGTACTGACTCAACCCGGTCTCGGGGTAACGACCACAACGGTGACCACCATCACGCAGACGGGGGGAGACTGGAGTACGGGGCTGTTTGATGTGTGTGACGACGTCGGCACCT GTTTAGTCGGTGTGTGTATGCCGTGTTGTCTGGAGGTGAGTTTGGCTCATCAGTATGGAGAGTGTTTGTGTTTGCCTCTGCTACCTGCCTCCACTTTCGCGATGCGGGTCGCCATTCGAGAGCGTTTCAAAATCAGG atttggatattgatacgcctacctcctggagagtgttgttcacttggttggctgttgtga